Genomic segment of Novipirellula artificiosorum:
CTTGGCTCATGGTCACCTTTCTCTACCGTGTCGTCCGCCTAGGTCGGTTTCCGACGGGTTGGGGTTTGGGTTGCAAACGAATGAAGCGTTCGCAGGGTCAGGTCCATTTCCTGCAATCAGGGGGCGCCATTTCTGCGGCAACCCGTTGCCCTTTTGTCGATGCAAGGATCTTAGACGGTCAGCCTCCGCATTTCCGCAGGTTTGTCGTGACTCGCGCCTCGGTTTTGCCTATCATAGGGCCCCGCCATCCATTCTCAAGAAAAGAGGCACGATGTTTCACCTCCGATTCGATTCTTTGCTGGTAGTAACCCTCCTCGTTTTAGCGCACGCTTTTACGGGTGCCACAGGTTCACGCGCCGCGGAGCCTGCCGTGCCGGTGTTTAAAGATGGAGAAGCTCAGGTTGTCAAAGCATTTGAAGACGCCGATTATTGGATTCGCCATGATTTGTGGGTGGAAACGGAGTTCGATTCCGATGGGGATGGCAAGCGGGATCGCATGCATGTCAGCGTGACCCGTCCTCGTCAAACCGAGAGTGAAGGGCTGAAGCTACCGGTGGTTTATGTTTCGAGCCCCTACTTTGCCGGGACGGGTTCGAAGGGGCTGCAGTATTTCTGGAATCCGAGGCACGAACTTGGGGCGACGCCACCAGAACGTGAGCACTTTCCGGCGATCGAACGAACCGGTCTGCGACCGATCATCTCGAAGTCACACGAGAAGGACTGGGTGCCACGCGGATACATCGTTGTGCACTCCTCCTCCCCCGGGACAGGGCTCTCGCAAGGCTGTCCGACCGTGGGTGGGGACAACGAATCGCTTGCCCCCAAAGCGGTCATCGATTGGCTCTGTGGTCGAGCCCACGGGTTCACGACGCCCGATGGAGATCAGGAAGTCGTCGCTGATTGGTGCACCGGAAAGGTCGGCATGACGGGGACCTCCTACAATGGAACGATCCCCTTGGCTGCAGCAACGACTGGAGTCGAAGGTTTGGAAGCAATCATTCCAGTCGCTCCCAATACATCGTACTATCACTACTATCGGTCGAACGGTTTGATCCGACATCCGTTTGGCTTCCTGGGCGAAGACATCGATTACCTTTACGACTATATCCATAGCGGCAATCCAGATCGCTGTGACTACTGCGATGACACCGTTCGCGACAAGGAGATGGCCGAGGGGTTCGATCGAGAGCATGGGGATTACAACGACTTTTGGGCGGGGCGTGATTATCTCAACGATTTGGAGCCCCTGACCGCAGCGGTCTTGATGGCTCACGCGTTCAACGACTGGAATGTCGTTCCCGAGCACAGCGTCCGCATCTATCAAGCTCTCAAGGCCAAGGGCGTTCCCACACAAGTCTTCTTTCACCAGGGCGGACACGGGGGACCGCCACCGATGAAGATGATGAATCGTTGGTTTACGCGCTATTTGCACGGCATCGAGAACGACGTCGAGAAGGATCCGAAAGCTTGGATTGTTCGCGAGGATGCGGAACAGACCAAGCCCACGCCCTACGACGACTACCCAAATCCCGCTGCGGAACCGGTACAGTTTTACCTGACTGCGGGCGCTCCCGAGCAAGGGCGTCTGACGACCGCCGCGACGGCCAACCAGGGAACCGAATCGCTGGTCGATAACTTTTCGTTCAGTGGCGCGTCACTGGCTCAGGCGGAATGGACCGACCATCGATTGATCTACGTGACGCCACCGTTGACCAAGCCGGTTCACCTGTCAGGGACGCCTTCGATCTCGATCAAGCTCGCCAGCAACAAGGCGGCCGCTAACTTGTCGGTTTGGCTCGTCTCGTTGCCGTGGACCGACACCAAGAAAACGAAGATCACCGACAATGTGATCACGCGAGGTTGGGCTGACCCGCAGAACTATCGTTCACTCACGGAAAGTGAACCACTTGTGCCTGGACAGTTCTATGAGATGGCCTTTGACCTTCAACCCGACGATCAAGTCCTCCCCGCAGGACAACAAATTGGCCTCATGATTTTTTCGAGTGATCGAGACTTCACGCTACGGCCAACACCGGGAACGGAACTTACCGTCGACCTCGACGCAACCTCCCTCTCGCTGCCAATCGTGGGTGGCCAGCAGGCGTTCGCATCCGCGCTGTTAAAAGAAGAGTAGTGGTTGGTTTTTCCGATCAGGCAAAGGTGCGTGCGTGCATCCCAAAGAATAGGCTCCCTATGTACCGACCCGCAACGCGATTTGAGGAATTCTTGGTCACTCGAGGATTCACAAGAAGCAATTGCGAGTGATAATTGTGCGGGGGAGTCGCGGAAGGCTTCCGAGTTTCGACGGTTCGCTTTTTTCCATTGTTCGCGTTTTCCTATGCAGACCAAATCCAAGCCAGCAATACGGGTCGGTTCGCGGCTTGGTAAGTATCGAATCGAAAAACGACTGGGGGTCGGGGGTTTCGCAACCGTTTACTCCGCGTTTGATACGTTGCTGGGGATCAAGGTGGCCTTGAAGGTACCTTCGCCCGAATTGGTTTCCGAACAATTGCTTGAGGAGTTTCGCCGAGAGGCGAAGTTGACGATCCAGCTAGACCATCCCAACATCCTGGCGATCCGTGACGCGACGTTCGTCGATGATCATTTCGTGATCATCTCACCGTTGGCCGAACGGACGTTGCACGATCGGCTGCAGAAACGGATGGGCTTTGAGTTGGCGTTCGACATCCTGGCCCAATTACTCGACGGCGTGGCCTACGCCCACGACCAAGGCGTGATCCACTGTGACATCAAGCCCGAGAACGTTTTGATGTTTGATGACAACCAGATCCGATTGGCGGATTTCGGGATCGCCAAGGCGAGTCAAAGGACGATCAATGGGTCGGGCACCGGAACGATCGGCTACATGGCCCCGGAACAGGCAATGGGCAAGCCATCGGCTCGAAGCGACGTTTTTTCGATCGGTTTGCTCGCTTACCGGCTGTTTTCTGGGAAATGGCCCGAATATCCGTTTGAATGGCCCTTAGCCGGTGCAATCCAACTGCGCCGCCGGGCGCATAGCGACCTAATCGCTGTGATCCGAAAATCCCTCAACATCAACCCTCGAGGACGCTACCGCAATGCCGGACAAATGTATGCGGCCGTCGAACAAACTCGGCTGAAAGCGACCCGGTATGCTCGCCGACACCGGACAACAGGCTAGAATTAACTACCGACCCGGTGCGGTATTGTGACGCACTTACGGATTGCCCATTTGACGCTTCGACGGACGGGAACTTTACCCGTAATTCCTAACATGTTGACCACGATTTCCGGAACCGCGACCCCCGCAGCTGGACAGGACTTTTTCGTCGAAAGCGATATGCATGAGCCGAAATCGTTGTCGTTAACATCCGGCCAGGTTGTCGCGTTTGCGCGTCGCTGTCCCGGTAAAGTGGAACCGAATGACGATAGTGCGGTCGTCCTCCAAACCGCCTCCGGTGCGTTGGTGATGGCGGTTGCGGACGGCGTGGGTGGATGTCCCTTGGGCTACAAGGCGTCGGCAATTGCGGTTCACAGTATTGCCGAGTTTGTTTTGGCAGCCGACCCCGAATGCGATTTGCGGCCTGCGATTTTGGATGGCATCGAACGGGCCAATCGAGACATTTTGGATCTCGGTGTGGGGGCAGCGACCACTTTGTCCGTTGTCGAAATTGCGGATTCCAAAGCTCGGGCTTACACCGTGGGCGACTCGATGGCAATGATCATCGGCCAGCGGGGGACGTTGAAATGGAAATCGACTTCGCATTCGCCCGTTGGCTATGCGGTGGAATCAGGGATGCTCGACGAAGAAGCGGCGATGACGCATGACGAACGCCATGTCGTGTCCAACTTAGTCGGATCCAATACGATGCACATTGGAGTGGGCCCGACGCGTCCGTTGGCGGCCCGCGATCGCGTGATCTTGGCCAGCGATGGGCTGTTCGACAACTTGCACGTCGGCGAAGTGATCGGTTTGATCAAGAATGGCAAGCCGATGGATCGGATGAAGACGCTCGCGCAGTTGACCGACGAACGGATGGCAGGTCAGTACGCGGAACTACCAGGCAAGCCCGACGATTTGACGGTGCTGCTCTATAGCAGGTGAGTTGTCTTAGCGGGACAGCACCGCTTTGAACTCCACCCACCGGACCGCGAGAGCGGTCGAAGACGGTAGCCGGGGGTGAGAGCGAAGCGAACACCCCCGGAAACGAGATCATGGCCACGCGATTTCGACCGCGGAGCGGTCGCAGATTCCCGCATCTGCGATCCTTCCAGGATCGGTGTGTCGTGTTGAACCGCTGTCCGTGGGTGCGCGATCGCGACCCACGGCTACCCTCTTTGATCCCATGCGGGATCACCCCCGGATGCCATTTGGACCGAACCGGACCACGCGAGAGTGGTCACAGAAGGTAGCCCGCCGTTTGAACTCCACCCACCGGACCGCGAGAGCGGTCGAAGACAGTAGCCGGGGGTGAGAGCGAAGCGAACACCCCCGGAAACGAGATCATGGCCACGCGTTTTCGACCGCGGAGCGGTCGCAGATTCCCGCATCTGCGATCCTTCCAGGATCGGTGTGTCGTGTTGAACCGCTGTCCGTGGGTGCGCGATCGCGACCCACGGCTACCTTCTTTGATCCCATGCGGGATCACCCCCGGATGCGATATGGACCACGCCAAAGTGGTTCAGGCTTTAAAAAAGCGTGACGATGTGCCGCCGGGGCCGATGGGGACGGAGATGCGTTTGGCACATTTGGGGCAATTGCCGACGTAGGCAGTCAATTCTGCGTTGCGGTAGATCCGACCATAGGTCTTGCAGCAGAGGAATTGGATCCCCAAGAAGGGGCGACACCGATAGCTTGTCTTGGCCGAGGATAAATCCGCTTGATCACGCGGATCGCTGAAGGCATCGAACTGAGACGTCGACATCGGCAAATCTGGCTTCTGACGCAAAATGACTAAGAGGGAGACTCCTCGGACCGCTGGATCGCTTCGAGAGCGAGCTTCAATTGAGCTCGTGCTCGACTGATCCGGCTGCGAACCGTTCCGATCGAAATATCGAGAATTTCGGAGATCGTTTCATACGACCGTTCTTCCATTTCTCGCAAGACCAAGATGGAGCGGTGTTCGTCCGTCAGTTTTCCCATTGCGGAGCGAACCATCGCGATTCGTTCCTGTTGCAGCATCGGTTCATCCACTGCATCGGCGGACTCATCCGAGATTTCTATTCCGCTTTGCTCGCGAAATTGGTCGAGCGAAACCCGAGCCCGCTTCCGTCGCCGGCGCGTGAGTGCACTGTTGAACGCGATCCGGTAGAGCCAAGTAAAGAATTGACTATTTTGATGAAAGGTGTCCAGCTTGATGAACGCCCGTATAAATGCCTCCTGGACGACCTCCTCGGCTTCATCTGGCGAACCGGTGACCTGGACCATCGAGGCATACAAGCGGTCTTGGTTGATTTCCACCAACCGCGTAAACGCCGCCCGATCCCCATGGAGAGCTCGGTCAATCAGTTCAGGCTCTTCGCCCACGCCGCCCACTTTCGTGTTGTAGTGCCTTGGTTTGCAGTTTGGATCGAAAACGTCCCTCGGTCTACCGTTTGCGGTTGGACCCGCAGCTGGACGATCCGAAACGACCCAGCGACCGAAAACCTAGTCTAGCATCCTTTGCCGACCGAAAACGGCCTCTCCACCGGATGCTACGACACGAAAACTAGTTCAGTTCGCCGTCGCCCAATTCACCGTGTAGGTGCCGCTGCAGGTAGGACGCCCTTTGGACGTTCCGGTCGGAGGACCCTAAGACGCGTCCATGCAACTTCTGCAAGTGCGCGGGTTGAGTATGAATAAACAACTTATTGATGGTGGCAACTTGCACATCATCGATCAGCCCCAGATTGACCCCCATTCTTACCTTGGACAGGTAGTGCATCGTCTCTTCGCTGCTGATCTTCTTGGCCGTGTGCAAAATCCCCAAGGCTCGGCTTACGTCATCGTGCAGATCCTGTTGGTTCTGCTCGACCAAGAACGCTCGCGCCTTGCGTTCGTACTGGATGATCTGCGGCACCACTTCATCCCCGACCAGCGACAACAATGCCTGTTCGCTATGGCCGAGCGTGACCTGGTTGCTAACCTGATAGAAGTCACCCGAATACTGCGATCCCTCGCCGTAGAGCCCTCGCACGGTGACGTTGATCCGCTGCATGCTTCGAAAAACCTTGTCGATTTGCCGAGTGATCACCAAGGCTGGAAGGTGTAACATCACGCTGACCCTTAATCCCGTACCGACGTTGGTTGGACAAGCGGTCAGGTAGCCATACTTCTCATGAAACGCGTAGAGAATCGCGCCTTCAAGCCGGTCGTCAAGGGAATCGATCGTGGCCCATGCGGCTTGCAGATCCAATCCGCTTTGCATCACCTGGATCCTCAAGTGATCCTCTTCGTTGACCATCACGCTGTACTGCTCGCCTGGATCGACCGCGACCGCTCGCGATCCGTCTGCATCCGCGATCTCGCGCGAGATCAGTTGGCGCTCGACCAAGAATTGCCGGTCGACCTCTGACAGCTCTTCGATATCGATGTAGCGAATGTCCTTCCAATCCTCCATCGCTTCCAT
This window contains:
- a CDS encoding Xaa-Pro dipeptidyl-peptidase is translated as MFHLRFDSLLVVTLLVLAHAFTGATGSRAAEPAVPVFKDGEAQVVKAFEDADYWIRHDLWVETEFDSDGDGKRDRMHVSVTRPRQTESEGLKLPVVYVSSPYFAGTGSKGLQYFWNPRHELGATPPEREHFPAIERTGLRPIISKSHEKDWVPRGYIVVHSSSPGTGLSQGCPTVGGDNESLAPKAVIDWLCGRAHGFTTPDGDQEVVADWCTGKVGMTGTSYNGTIPLAAATTGVEGLEAIIPVAPNTSYYHYYRSNGLIRHPFGFLGEDIDYLYDYIHSGNPDRCDYCDDTVRDKEMAEGFDREHGDYNDFWAGRDYLNDLEPLTAAVLMAHAFNDWNVVPEHSVRIYQALKAKGVPTQVFFHQGGHGGPPPMKMMNRWFTRYLHGIENDVEKDPKAWIVREDAEQTKPTPYDDYPNPAAEPVQFYLTAGAPEQGRLTTAATANQGTESLVDNFSFSGASLAQAEWTDHRLIYVTPPLTKPVHLSGTPSISIKLASNKAAANLSVWLVSLPWTDTKKTKITDNVITRGWADPQNYRSLTESEPLVPGQFYEMAFDLQPDDQVLPAGQQIGLMIFSSDRDFTLRPTPGTELTVDLDATSLSLPIVGGQQAFASALLKEE
- a CDS encoding serine/threonine-protein kinase, whose translation is MQTKSKPAIRVGSRLGKYRIEKRLGVGGFATVYSAFDTLLGIKVALKVPSPELVSEQLLEEFRREAKLTIQLDHPNILAIRDATFVDDHFVIISPLAERTLHDRLQKRMGFELAFDILAQLLDGVAYAHDQGVIHCDIKPENVLMFDDNQIRLADFGIAKASQRTINGSGTGTIGYMAPEQAMGKPSARSDVFSIGLLAYRLFSGKWPEYPFEWPLAGAIQLRRRAHSDLIAVIRKSLNINPRGRYRNAGQMYAAVEQTRLKATRYARRHRTTG
- a CDS encoding PP2C family protein-serine/threonine phosphatase; its protein translation is MLTTISGTATPAAGQDFFVESDMHEPKSLSLTSGQVVAFARRCPGKVEPNDDSAVVLQTASGALVMAVADGVGGCPLGYKASAIAVHSIAEFVLAADPECDLRPAILDGIERANRDILDLGVGAATTLSVVEIADSKARAYTVGDSMAMIIGQRGTLKWKSTSHSPVGYAVESGMLDEEAAMTHDERHVVSNLVGSNTMHIGVGPTRPLAARDRVILASDGLFDNLHVGEVIGLIKNGKPMDRMKTLAQLTDERMAGQYAELPGKPDDLTVLLYSR
- a CDS encoding RNA polymerase sigma factor, whose amino-acid sequence is MGEEPELIDRALHGDRAAFTRLVEINQDRLYASMVQVTGSPDEAEEVVQEAFIRAFIKLDTFHQNSQFFTWLYRIAFNSALTRRRRKRARVSLDQFREQSGIEISDESADAVDEPMLQQERIAMVRSAMGKLTDEHRSILVLREMEERSYETISEILDISIGTVRSRISRARAQLKLALEAIQRSEESPS
- a CDS encoding protein arginine kinase gives rise to the protein MKQQTDFSSLAKSSGEWLRGTGPESDIVISSRIRLARNLADFPFIRRCSDEDRDSIERTVRARMEAMEDWKDIRYIDIEELSEVDRQFLVERQLISREIADADGSRAVAVDPGEQYSVMVNEEDHLRIQVMQSGLDLQAAWATIDSLDDRLEGAILYAFHEKYGYLTACPTNVGTGLRVSVMLHLPALVITRQIDKVFRSMQRINVTVRGLYGEGSQYSGDFYQVSNQVTLGHSEQALLSLVGDEVVPQIIQYERKARAFLVEQNQQDLHDDVSRALGILHTAKKISSEETMHYLSKVRMGVNLGLIDDVQVATINKLFIHTQPAHLQKLHGRVLGSSDRNVQRASYLQRHLHGELGDGELN